One Kribbella sp. NBC_00662 genomic region harbors:
- a CDS encoding MFS transporter, whose translation MRDFRRLWFSGAVSGIGSWLLIVAIPFYVFTLTGSAVATGLTLALEALPALVIGPWAGVLLDRWDLARAMWIADLASAAAVALILFADRDHVWLIYLAILLENTATTVFRPAVRALLPAVVGTGKELATANSVNAVTSSAIRLAAPPLGALLLAGPGIEFVLIVDIVSYLLSAATIATVRTRRHPTTAPPPRPLEGLSAVVNHRALRGILVGQTVFLTANAGLTALLVPFTVGRLHAPGYVVGYLISGLGAGYLIGATLSTRAARLLGTRELITLTQFATALAYFALFNAPNVPLAVAAAVLIGLPGSILLITVQTTIQRTAPTAVLASVGALFFAADSLALLIGALGAPAMTAVLHLPLTLNLIAALAVCAAALTLIVVPRHPASFTRTS comes from the coding sequence GTGAGAGACTTCCGGAGACTCTGGTTCAGCGGGGCGGTGTCGGGTATCGGGTCCTGGCTGCTGATCGTGGCGATCCCGTTCTACGTGTTCACGTTGACCGGGTCGGCGGTCGCGACAGGTCTGACCCTGGCCCTGGAAGCCCTGCCCGCGTTGGTGATCGGCCCCTGGGCCGGCGTACTGCTGGACCGCTGGGACCTGGCCCGGGCGATGTGGATCGCAGACCTCGCCAGCGCCGCCGCGGTCGCACTGATCCTGTTCGCCGACCGGGATCACGTCTGGCTGATCTACCTCGCGATCCTGCTCGAGAACACCGCGACCACGGTCTTCCGGCCCGCCGTACGCGCCCTGCTCCCGGCCGTCGTCGGCACCGGCAAGGAGCTCGCGACCGCCAACTCCGTCAACGCCGTCACCAGCAGCGCGATCCGGCTGGCCGCCCCGCCGCTCGGCGCGCTCCTCCTGGCCGGTCCCGGGATCGAGTTCGTGCTGATCGTCGACATCGTCAGCTACTTGTTGTCAGCGGCAACCATCGCGACCGTCCGTACCCGTCGCCACCCGACCACCGCCCCACCGCCGCGGCCGCTCGAAGGACTGAGCGCGGTCGTCAACCACAGGGCTCTTCGTGGCATCCTCGTCGGCCAGACCGTCTTCCTCACCGCGAACGCCGGCCTGACCGCGCTCCTCGTACCGTTCACCGTCGGCCGCCTGCATGCACCCGGGTACGTCGTCGGCTACCTGATCTCCGGCCTCGGCGCCGGGTACCTCATCGGCGCCACCCTCAGCACCCGGGCCGCCCGGCTCCTCGGCACCCGCGAACTGATCACCCTCACCCAGTTCGCCACCGCCCTGGCGTACTTCGCGCTGTTCAACGCCCCCAACGTCCCACTGGCCGTCGCCGCCGCCGTCCTGATCGGCCTGCCCGGCAGCATCCTGCTGATCACGGTCCAGACCACCATCCAGCGAACAGCCCCAACCGCCGTCCTGGCGAGCGTTGGCGCACTCTTCTTCGCCGCAGACTCACTGGCCCTGCTGATCGGGGCCCTCGGCGCCCCCGCGATGACAGCGGTCCTCCACCTGCCGCTCACCCTGAACCTCATCGCAGCGCTGGCGGTGTGCGCGGCGGCCCTCACGCTGATCGTCGTACCGCGTCATCCCGCAAGCTTCACGCGGACGAGCTGA
- a CDS encoding helix-turn-helix domain-containing protein, translated as MKIVLMELGEVLRDRRKAAGRTIASVAVDAGLSVPYIANLENGRGNPTVAALDRLATALGAQLEVRIGEVEPPPATSVGDELVSGSDRVDSVVAALADGRSRAAVRRELIATLDSLAAVLGRPPTPADLSRLLDLLVLAQPGRGR; from the coding sequence GTGAAGATAGTGCTCATGGAGTTGGGCGAAGTACTGCGCGACCGTCGCAAGGCGGCCGGGCGGACCATCGCGTCGGTCGCCGTCGACGCCGGTCTGTCCGTCCCGTACATCGCGAACCTGGAGAACGGCCGGGGCAATCCCACCGTCGCCGCGCTGGATCGGCTCGCGACGGCGCTCGGTGCGCAGCTCGAGGTGCGGATCGGGGAGGTGGAGCCGCCCCCTGCGACGTCGGTCGGGGACGAGTTGGTGTCGGGCTCCGATCGGGTCGACTCAGTTGTTGCCGCGCTCGCCGACGGCAGGTCGCGCGCCGCTGTCCGGCGCGAGCTGATCGCGACGCTCGACTCGCTTGCCGCGGTGCTGGGTCGGCCGCCGACCCCGGCCGATCTGAGTCGGCTGCTCGACCTGCTGGTGCTCGCGCAACCCGGTCGCGGGCGGTGA
- a CDS encoding GNAT family N-acetyltransferase yields MEIGARIAAAQLTGSARSKRQVIAGPLAGMLHDDDAWYLSGVLAAEPGQPFDPDEVPWAIETVRQAFAAEGRWVHAEFVEEANPGLAEALAEQGMTIVGRLPLLVVEPAGLLVPDLPEGTTVAVVSSAEEQTVANAVAAEAYEMDSADSPYKADPADGGAVIVYVDGVAAATAAWTAVADEVSEVAGVGTLHSHRRRGLGAIATAYATLNAFGLGGATLAWLTPGDDGADRIYRRLGYAPRATAVHLGDPGGHLADLR; encoded by the coding sequence ATGGAGATTGGTGCGCGGATCGCCGCGGCTCAGTTGACCGGCTCGGCGCGGTCGAAGCGGCAGGTGATCGCGGGGCCGTTGGCCGGCATGTTGCACGACGACGACGCGTGGTACCTGTCCGGCGTACTCGCGGCTGAGCCTGGGCAACCGTTCGATCCGGACGAGGTTCCGTGGGCGATCGAGACGGTCCGGCAGGCGTTCGCGGCCGAGGGACGGTGGGTGCATGCGGAGTTCGTCGAAGAGGCGAATCCCGGCCTGGCCGAGGCGCTCGCGGAGCAGGGGATGACGATTGTCGGCCGCCTGCCGTTGCTCGTGGTCGAGCCGGCCGGCCTGCTCGTTCCTGATCTTCCGGAGGGTACGACGGTCGCGGTCGTCTCGTCTGCCGAGGAGCAGACCGTGGCGAATGCGGTCGCCGCGGAGGCGTATGAGATGGACTCTGCGGATTCGCCGTACAAGGCGGATCCTGCGGACGGCGGTGCGGTGATCGTCTACGTGGACGGTGTCGCGGCAGCCACCGCGGCGTGGACCGCTGTTGCGGACGAGGTCTCGGAGGTCGCCGGCGTCGGCACGCTCCACAGCCACCGCCGCCGCGGCCTGGGCGCGATCGCCACCGCCTACGCAACCCTCAACGCGTTCGGTTTGGGCGGCGCAACCCTGGCCTGGCTGACCCCCGGCGACGACGGCGCCGACCGCATCTACCGCCGCCTCGGCTACGCCCCACGAGCCACCGCCGTCCACCTGGGCGACCCCGGCGGCCACCTCGCCGACCTGCGGTGA
- a CDS encoding dihydrofolate reductase family protein yields the protein MRDLIVTQNITVDGVIEAGDWFGPADGGPEVLEALREQMARADAFLTGRVTFEQMRGFWPAQTDDPTGVAAYLNQVQKYVVSSTLHDPGWQPTRILRGLDDVRRLKDTTGRDIVCTGSINLTHQLIAADLVDEYRLFIYPTVVATGRRLFPDGSPQKLTLTDTTRFPTGVVLLTYRP from the coding sequence ATGCGCGACCTGATCGTCACCCAGAACATCACCGTTGACGGTGTCATCGAGGCGGGCGACTGGTTCGGACCTGCCGACGGTGGACCGGAGGTGCTCGAGGCGCTGCGCGAGCAGATGGCGCGGGCGGACGCGTTCCTCACCGGTCGCGTGACCTTCGAGCAGATGCGCGGCTTCTGGCCCGCACAGACCGACGATCCGACCGGCGTCGCGGCGTACCTCAACCAGGTGCAGAAGTACGTCGTGAGCTCGACGCTGCACGACCCCGGCTGGCAGCCGACCAGGATCCTCCGCGGCCTGGACGACGTACGCCGCCTCAAGGACACCACCGGCCGAGACATCGTCTGCACCGGCAGCATCAACCTCACCCACCAGCTGATCGCCGCCGACCTCGTCGACGAGTACCGCCTCTTCATCTACCCGACAGTGGTCGCCACCGGCCGCCGTCTCTTCCCCGACGGTTCTCCACAGAAGCTGACGCTGACTGACACCACGAGATTCCCCACCGGCGTTGTCCTGCTCACGTACCGCCCATAG
- a CDS encoding Tex family protein, with translation MVVQSIERRIADELEVGENQVRAAVALLDEGSTVPFIARYRKEVTGELDDAQLRTLEERLRYLRELEERRQTVLESIESQGKLDDALKEQILAADTKSRLEDIYLPFKPKRRTKAMIARENGLEPLADGLMSDPDVEPFAAAAVFVNAEVPDPQAALDGARAILVERFAEDADLIGELRERLWEQGRLASTVREGKETDGAKFSDYFDFDEPFTKMPSHRILALFRGEKEDVLTISVEPLPAGVEVDGPTEYETTIARKVGVENQGRPADKWLVETVRWAWRTKILVHLGIDLRMRLRQVAEDEAIRVFAANLRDLLLAAPAGTRATMGLDPGFRTGVKVAVVDATGKVVNTGVIYPHVPQNQWDKSIATLAALAAAHNVELIAIGNGTASRETDKLAGELIAKHPELKLTKAVVSEAGASVYSASAFASQELPGMDVSLRGAVSIARRLQDPLAELVKIDPKSIGVGQYQHDLPENSLSRSLDAVVEDCVNAVGVDLNTASAPLLTRVSGITPGLADNIVQHRDVNGPFKSRTALREVPRLGPKAFEQAAGFLRIPDGDDPLDQSSVHPEAYPVVRRILDATGSDVKSLIGSSELKRLKAADFVDDMFGLPTVTDILAELEKPGRDPRPAFKTAVFAEGVDKIADLKPGMRLEGQVTNVAAFGAFIDIGVHQDGLAHVSALSKNFVKDPREVVKPGDIVKVKVLEVDIPRQRISLTLRLDDEPGAGGGRPGDRGARSGGNQGGQGGRAQGRQGGQGRGASNEQGRGPGGSGGRGGQGGRGGNRGPGGQGGQSRGGKQAETPMDETSLAEAFRNAGFTVR, from the coding sequence GTGGTGGTGCAGTCGATCGAGCGGCGGATCGCGGACGAGCTCGAGGTGGGTGAGAACCAGGTGCGGGCGGCGGTGGCGTTGCTCGACGAGGGATCAACCGTCCCGTTCATCGCGCGGTACCGGAAAGAGGTCACCGGCGAGCTCGACGACGCGCAGCTGCGCACGCTCGAGGAGCGCCTGCGGTATCTGCGTGAGCTCGAGGAGCGCCGGCAGACCGTGCTCGAGTCGATCGAGAGCCAGGGCAAGCTCGACGACGCGCTGAAGGAGCAGATCCTCGCCGCGGACACCAAGTCCCGGCTCGAGGACATCTACCTGCCGTTCAAGCCGAAGCGCCGGACCAAGGCGATGATCGCCCGGGAGAACGGTCTGGAGCCGCTCGCCGACGGCCTGATGTCCGACCCGGACGTCGAGCCGTTCGCCGCGGCCGCGGTGTTCGTGAACGCGGAGGTGCCCGACCCGCAGGCCGCGCTCGACGGCGCCCGCGCGATCCTGGTCGAGCGGTTCGCCGAGGACGCCGACCTGATCGGCGAACTGCGCGAGCGCCTGTGGGAGCAGGGCCGGCTGGCCTCCACCGTGCGGGAAGGCAAGGAGACCGACGGCGCGAAGTTCTCCGACTACTTCGACTTCGACGAGCCGTTCACGAAGATGCCGTCGCACCGGATCCTCGCGCTGTTCCGCGGCGAGAAGGAGGACGTGCTGACGATCTCCGTCGAGCCGCTGCCGGCGGGCGTCGAAGTCGACGGACCGACGGAGTACGAGACGACCATCGCCCGCAAGGTCGGCGTCGAGAACCAGGGCCGCCCGGCCGACAAGTGGCTGGTCGAGACGGTCCGCTGGGCCTGGCGGACGAAGATCCTGGTGCACCTCGGCATCGACCTGCGGATGCGTCTGCGACAGGTCGCCGAGGACGAGGCGATCCGCGTGTTCGCGGCCAACCTGCGCGATCTCCTGCTGGCCGCCCCGGCCGGCACCCGCGCGACGATGGGCCTCGACCCGGGCTTCCGCACCGGCGTGAAGGTCGCGGTCGTCGATGCCACCGGCAAGGTCGTCAACACCGGCGTCATCTACCCGCACGTCCCGCAGAACCAGTGGGACAAGTCGATCGCCACCCTGGCAGCGCTCGCCGCCGCCCACAACGTCGAACTAATTGCCATCGGCAACGGTACGGCGTCGCGCGAGACCGACAAGCTCGCCGGTGAACTGATCGCCAAGCACCCCGAGCTGAAGCTCACCAAGGCCGTCGTCTCCGAGGCCGGCGCGTCGGTCTACTCGGCGTCCGCGTTCGCCTCCCAGGAGCTGCCCGGGATGGACGTGTCGCTGCGCGGCGCGGTCTCGATCGCGCGCCGGTTGCAGGACCCGCTGGCCGAGCTGGTGAAGATCGACCCGAAGTCGATCGGCGTCGGCCAGTACCAGCACGACCTCCCGGAGAACTCGCTGTCCCGCTCCCTCGACGCGGTCGTCGAGGACTGTGTGAACGCGGTCGGCGTCGACCTCAACACCGCGTCCGCGCCGCTGCTCACCCGGGTCTCCGGGATCACGCCGGGGCTGGCCGACAACATCGTCCAGCACCGCGACGTCAACGGGCCGTTCAAGTCACGTACGGCGCTGCGCGAGGTGCCGCGCCTCGGCCCGAAGGCGTTCGAGCAGGCGGCCGGGTTCCTCCGGATCCCCGACGGCGACGACCCGCTCGACCAGTCCAGCGTGCACCCGGAGGCCTACCCCGTCGTACGCCGGATCCTCGACGCGACCGGGTCGGACGTGAAGTCGCTGATCGGGTCGTCGGAGCTGAAGCGGCTGAAGGCGGCGGACTTCGTCGACGACATGTTCGGTCTGCCGACCGTCACGGACATCCTCGCCGAATTGGAGAAGCCGGGGCGTGACCCGCGGCCGGCGTTCAAGACCGCGGTGTTCGCCGAGGGTGTGGACAAGATCGCGGACCTGAAGCCGGGGATGCGGCTGGAGGGTCAGGTCACCAACGTGGCCGCGTTCGGTGCGTTCATCGACATCGGTGTGCACCAGGACGGGTTGGCGCACGTGTCCGCGCTGTCGAAGAACTTCGTGAAGGACCCGCGCGAGGTGGTCAAGCCCGGCGACATCGTCAAGGTCAAGGTGCTCGAGGTCGATATCCCGCGCCAGCGGATCTCCCTCACGCTGCGCCTCGACGACGAGCCAGGCGCCGGCGGCGGACGCCCCGGCGACCGCGGCGCCCGGTCTGGCGGAAACCAAGGCGGCCAAGGCGGTCGCGCCCAAGGCCGCCAGGGCGGTCAAGGCCGAGGCGCCTCCAATGAGCAGGGCCGTGGCCCAGGCGGATCAGGCGGTCGTGGTGGCCAGGGCGGCCGCGGCGGGAACCGCGGGCCCGGTGGTCAGGGCGGCCAGAGTCGTGGCGGCAAGCAGGCCGAGACCCCGATGGACGAGACGTCACTCGCCGAAGCCTTCCGGAACGCCGGATTCACCGTCCGCTGA